TGGACGGTGGAGCGGGACGCTCCGGAGTTCTACTCCCGACCGCCGCACAGGAGGCGGGGGCCACTTGCGGAGGACTCCCGGGATTCGGCTCGAGGCCAAAACAGAGACTCTTCGAAGAAAAGAGCGTCGGATGCTGCAGGTGACAAAAAACAAGCACACGCCTTCTCCAAGCATCTTTTGCGGATTTCCTCCTTTTTGGCGAACTCGGTTtctttaagggggggggggggcgtcgagGACGTGCAACTCTGCAcagcgacacccccaccctcctAATCCTTCCTCATCCTCCTGACGACTCTTTCGCTCCCGCCAGGTCTGTCGAGCGAATGCACGACGAAGAGGTTGCATTCCGGGGAAGACGACGACTACGAGCCGCCCACGGGCGCTGGAGGTCGGACGGGGGAGGTCCAGTGAGAGGTCAGAGCGTGTCATTGAACGCACCACACCATGTCAT
This is a stretch of genomic DNA from Syngnathus typhle isolate RoL2023-S1 ecotype Sweden linkage group LG21, RoL_Styp_1.0, whole genome shotgun sequence. It encodes these proteins:
- the cdkn1ba gene encoding cyclin-dependent kinase inhibitor 1Ba isoform X1 — its product is MCKKMSDVRLSNASPPLERVDARQQDRLRPRVCRNLFGKPDEVHANLTATLEDDTRRLVDHYNFDPDQGPLPGGEFQWTVERDAPEFYSRPPHRRRGPLAEDSRDSARGQNRDSSKKRASDAAGLSSECTTKRLHSGEDDDYEPPTGAGGRTGEVQ
- the cdkn1ba gene encoding cyclin-dependent kinase inhibitor 1Ba isoform X2, with translation MSDVRLSNASPPLERVDARQQDRLRPRVCRNLFGKPDEVHANLTATLEDDTRRLVDHYNFDPDQGPLPGGEFQWTVERDAPEFYSRPPHRRRGPLAEDSRDSARGQNRDSSKKRASDAAGLSSECTTKRLHSGEDDDYEPPTGAGGRTGEVQ